The Candidatus Nomurabacteria bacterium genome has a segment encoding these proteins:
- a CDS encoding prepilin-type N-terminal cleavage/methylation domain-containing protein gives MKRVHNKNLQKGFTLAETIVTLAVVGLIVASVAAFQANVFSFTRTFNAGLSAADHARRVLKPISNELRAAETSEVGNYAISEGTATSVTFFSDIDSDDVAEMVRYYLDGTDIKKEVTEPAENPYDYNSGTTETITIIRGVTNSDIFYYYDTDYDGTTSALTFPITVTDARLIKISLTIDEDPQKDPPPLSIVTEVSFRNLKDNY, from the coding sequence ATGAAAAGAGTTCACAATAAAAATTTACAAAAAGGTTTTACGTTGGCAGAAACAATTGTGACCTTGGCGGTTGTAGGTCTTATTGTTGCCAGTGTTGCGGCTTTCCAAGCAAACGTTTTCTCTTTCACTAGAACATTTAATGCTGGGCTTAGTGCGGCAGATCATGCAAGAAGGGTACTCAAGCCTATTTCCAACGAACTTCGCGCAGCAGAAACTTCTGAAGTTGGTAATTATGCTATTTCAGAAGGAACAGCCACTTCGGTTACTTTCTTCTCAGATATAGATTCTGATGATGTTGCAGAAATGGTCAGATATTATCTGGATGGTACTGATATAAAAAAAGAAGTTACTGAACCAGCTGAAAACCCATATGATTATAACAGTGGAACAACAGAGACAATTACTATAATAAGAGGTGTGACAAATAGTGATATATTTTATTATTATGATACAGATTATGACGGAACAACTAGCGCGCTTACTTTTCCTATAACTGTTACAGATGCGAGACTTATAAAAATAAGCTTAACAATAGACGAAGATCCTCAGAAAGATCCACCACCATTATCAATAGTTACAGAGGTTTCTTTTAGAAACTTGAAAGATAATTATTAA
- the tpiA gene encoding triose-phosphate isomerase, with translation MKTEKILVVANWKANPESKKEAEKLAKGLSKNWKSRDSKNKDYVICPPAIFLDVVAKNLPRGAALGVQDLYFDKSGAHTAMITPPMAKSIGANYSIVGHSEMRASIDTHESINKKVNFIISSSMTPILCIGENDRDENGFYLKEVSDQITSALYGISKKSLSSLIIAYEPVWAIGSGAKREATPKECQEMVIFIRKIIRDLYDADSSKKVKIIYGGSVNEENSASYIEDGMAEGFLVGRVSLDPKRFLSL, from the coding sequence ATGAAAACAGAAAAAATCCTCGTAGTTGCCAACTGGAAAGCAAATCCTGAGTCAAAAAAAGAAGCTGAAAAATTAGCCAAAGGTCTATCAAAAAACTGGAAATCTAGAGATTCTAAAAACAAAGATTATGTTATTTGTCCTCCAGCTATATTTCTAGATGTTGTGGCAAAAAATCTCCCTAGAGGTGCTGCTTTGGGTGTACAAGACCTATATTTCGACAAGTCTGGTGCGCACACTGCAATGATTACACCGCCAATGGCAAAAAGTATAGGTGCTAATTATAGTATTGTTGGTCACTCAGAAATGAGGGCCTCTATCGATACACATGAATCTATAAACAAAAAAGTTAATTTTATAATCTCATCTTCTATGACGCCTATTTTATGTATAGGAGAAAATGATCGAGATGAAAACGGATTTTATTTGAAAGAAGTTTCTGACCAAATAACTAGTGCGCTATATGGTATTTCGAAGAAAAGTCTTTCTTCTCTCATCATCGCATATGAGCCAGTTTGGGCTATAGGTAGTGGCGCAAAAAGAGAGGCAACACCGAAAGAGTGCCAAGAAATGGTTATCTTTATAAGAAAAATAATTAGAGATCTTTATGATGCTGATTCTTCAAAAAAAGTAAAAATAATATATGGTGGTTCAGTAAATGAAGAAAACTCCGCATCTTACATAGAAGATGGTATGGCAGAAGGATTTTTAGTTGGAAGAGTTAGTCTTGATCCAAAAAGATTTTTGAGTTTGTAA